The bacterium genomic interval TATGATATTAAAAAGTTTTTCTCGCTTGAGGAATATTTTGATCGTAATGCAAAAAGGTATTATGAGACTCTCCAGGCTGTTTCCGATCAAAAAGAGGAGCTTGTCGATAAAGACCTAACTGTATGGCTGGAATATTTTTGTGAAGGGTTGGCAGAGGAGCTGGACAGGGTAAAGGAAAGAGTTAGAAAATTGTCGTTGGATTCTAAATTGAAGGGAAGAACTGGCCAAATTGCACTCTCGGAACGCCAGTTAAAGCTGGTTGAATATATTGAGTCATACGGGTCGGTTAGCAACAGGCAATGGAGAAGTTTGCTTCGTGATTACAGCGACGATACGATTCTTCGCGACCTCAAGGATTTGCAGAAAAAAG includes:
- a CDS encoding Fic family protein: VRNLSRAFFEWLSSEKSIDVHPVLAAGVAHYVLAYIHPFVDGNGRTSRALATMVLFTRGYDIKKFFSLEEYFDRNAKRYYETLQAVSDQKEELVDKDLTVWLEYFCEGLAEELDRVKERVRKLSLDSKLKGRTGQIALSERQLKLVEYIESYGSVSNRQWRSLLRDYSDDTILRDLKDLQKKGLIKKKGSTKGAVYTLK